The following proteins come from a genomic window of Lycium ferocissimum isolate CSIRO_LF1 chromosome 4, AGI_CSIRO_Lferr_CH_V1, whole genome shotgun sequence:
- the LOC132051611 gene encoding wound-induced protein 1-like encodes MRILTGTFKSHQQQSFQFLPKTYDAFGSIVLVEGCDPTRSITWVHAWTVTDGVITQVREYFNTSLTVTRFGKKSELDISSAITSLHCPSVWESRLANRVGKSVPGLVLAL; translated from the coding sequence ATGCGCATCCTAACCGGTACTTTCAAATCCCATCAACAACAATCTTTCCAGTTCCTTCCTAAAACATACGACGCTTTCGGGTCAATTGTCTTAGTCGAAGGCTGTGACCCGACCCGATCCATTACTTGGGTTCACGCCTGGACTGTTACTGATGGGGTGATTACTCAAGTTAGAGAGTATTTTAATACCTCGCTTACTGTTACCCGTTTTGGGAAGAAAAGTGAATTGGATATTTCGTCTGCTATAACGTCCTTGCATTGTCCTTCTGTTTGGGAGAGTAGGCTAGCTAATCGGGTCGGGAAATCTGTTCCGGGTCTTGTACTGGCTCTGTAA